The segment CAGTCAATTACATATCAGAAAATAGAAAAGAGGGATACATTCCAACTCTCCCAACTACAAATTCCTTTTTTACCCCTACATTTGAGCCATAgataaactaatgacttaatatcATCGACCGCTTGAGTAGGGAAACATACAGACCTTTGAAATAGTCTGTTGTTCCTTGATTTTCATAGAACCCATAACATTCCATAACAAATTGCAGTGAGTCTTTTTCTAAGCTTTACACAGTTTCCCCATTTAGAAGTAATGTCAATGAACTCACTTACTGTGTTAACTACCATATCATCAATCCCGCACCAACTGAGAATTTTTCTCCGAACCATACTCGCAAACGGACAGTTGATGAGTATATGATCTGCATCTTCCTGCTGATTTACACATAGACCACAGAATATGAAATCAATAGGAATGTTTCTTCTGATAAGTGCCATAGCACAAGGTATACTACCCTGCACTGCTCTCCAAACGAAGCATAACACCTTTATGGGAATTAACTTACACCAGCTGATCAGATTATGAGAAAAATTACTGGCATGTTTGAGTTCAATTAAATGTCTGAGGATAggaacactataaatttcatcaGGGGCAAGAGAGCAATATGTATAATCTGATCCAGGATGCAACTTAACCGATCCAATATCCTGAACAAGACTTGATAGACAGTTGTGTAACCCACAATTTGATGGGTTAGACTTCCAACACCAACTGGTACCACCAGTTTCATTTATTCAGTCCTTCACCACACATCTCTTTTGAGCCTCTAGATCATAAAGAGCAAGATATACCTTTTTTAATTCTAATGATCCAATCCAAATATCGTTCCAGAACTGGGTGTTCTCCCCAGATTTGACACATTGTCTAAATATGTCATTGATACTTATACCCATAGATTCCAAGTCATTTTTTTACACCTGCTATGTTGTTCCACACACCACTGAGAGATTTCTTGGAGAGATAATCTTTCGGTTTGTTGAACAGGTTATGAACTCCACATATAATCTTTCTCCACAGAGCTGATGTATTATTCCTTAGTCTCCACCATCATTTAACCAACAGAGCAATGTTCATAGCTGTTTAGGGCTAGTGACTTTGCTCCACGAAACCCAGTGAATTTTATTTTTCTCATCACTTCCCCCCATAGGAAAGATCTTCTTATCTTTTCAAGCCTCTCAATTACACTTAGGGGAGCATTAAAAAGCGAGAGATAGTATGTGGGAAGATTTCCCAATACAGAAGTAATAAGAGTTAGTCTCCCCCCAAAAGATAATGTTTTTGCCTTCCATCTCGTGAGCTTGGATTGAAACTTGTTAATGATTAGTTGCCAGTTCCTCACCAAGTTCATGTTTGCCCCAACTGGTACTCCAAGGTAGGTAAAAGGTAGACAACGAGCCTCACAGCCAAGTATTCTAGCAGCAAATGCGGTTTCACAACTCGATGCCCCAACACCATATACCTTGGATTTTCCGAAATTTACCTTGAAACCGAAGGACTACAACTAAATCTAATGGGTTTATGACCCTTAATTTGAAGACTCTAGAACTTTTGCAAtcaaagttataaaataaattttacaTCTTATTGGAATAGTTAAGTATCCTCAAATTATCTCACAAAACATGTTTGATGCCAAAAGGCACTTTTTTTTGGGTTTCATTGATAGCAAAATATCCTTACTCTATAGGGGCATTAGTGTTTTACGTGACTCATATAgtctttaatatttttgtacacatttagtcattaatagttttttgtttcaaaaaaagacatttttgtttttttactcattcaatacttatgaatgatttctttaggtttttctcacatcttacgtgagacaatcattgatgaagtgtatgggttgttgatgtttatgtgtaacgtctcattttcacaaccaaaagttttcatttttaaataaggcaaaagtCCCTAATTATAtatccattattaagaaaaaaacgtttattccaaaatacatttatcgaAAATCAAAGTAATATAAGAAACACGGAATCCTCAAAactgttgatgagtgtgtacaatcatgctttcgccttcccacgatcaacaataaaacctgaaaacataaacaactgggtaaacaCAAAGTTTAGTGAATTTTCCCTAAAATACTCGTTACAACAAACGTATTATCATGCATAATGAGCCCACACTCATCATATTTGAATAGCTTGACCCAATTAGTTATTGGACTGGAATGCcaatgtaacaacgcaaattttcaaacaaatttttcatttaaaaaaaaatagtatttccattcaaaacaaggcaaataatttaagtgtcatgtcaaatacaaactatctaaatcccaagatcataaaaacatccttcagtgtgtatcgatcacgccggcgccttcccacggtcctcgctagtacctgaaacacatacataacaactgtaagcataaatgcttagtgagttccccaatatacaacttacgcatatacgcctttccaggccctgaccttccggtccatgtgtctcaggggacttccgtccctgctgagtaaaccttccggtcctacccacgccgaccttccggtccatcacacaacattttgccttccggcccataacatatcgccttccggcccatgacatacatagcacatataacaaataacttaccacatatagcatacatatcacatatcatatccgaccttccggtcacacagtcaaacccttccgggtacagtatagtgagaggaCTCACCTCGCGGGTAATGAAAGCTAgcgactcctgaaatcactcgcactcgatccgccgagctacagacttcctataatatcatatatcccttattaatacttttatCTTTCAAGACAACTGACTCTAAGAAATTACatgtaggtcaactctggtcaacggtcaacggtcaacttgaccagactcggcgagtgcaaaggcgactcggcgagtctagacgtcctccccaactttccctgatgttccctttcgactcgtcgagtatccctcttggctcgacgagatcctcgtggaagaatcgcggggccaccccgactccactcgccgagtctgaagaacagctcgacgagttccagtcaatctccaagctactcgccgagtctgttcgtcggactcgtcgagtccatgccatgcagtcgatcaaactgcttcctgagataagtattgtcccgaaatacacaagcatgggaccttctggacctctaaaggtcctaatacagggttatagtcgtttgggtaacaaggtactaatccatctaatcaccaaatgggttccataaaccctaaatccatgcacacatcaacataacagaaaagatccgaaatattacctgaataacgcactctctgtgtccccaaaccgcagaactcgaatcccttgctgttcctttagccaaaactcttctcctccttgcacaacaatttcttcaaggccctaatatccttcaatcttgctctagatgcccacagccgtttagggttcttctcagtcgactaaagacgaacaatgacggcctataagtcccttttatacgtcccaaacctgaacggctagggttttcgctaaacagcgccgactcgccgagtccatatctggactcgtcgagtccagtcgcgaacccgcgaccaggtctgcggtcctactcggcgagtctaggctctaactcgccgagtcccctcttaaaacaccccaaaaacataatttaacaatacctgagatttcgggctgttacagccAACATACAACAGGTCCAAttagtcatcagactggaatacccagggtttgtcAGCATGGCGCTTTAACCCAACCACTCTTCTCGAGCCTCCGTGCCTACACTTTACAGCCGGCCCGCActtggtatcttggcctacaacatatagcaggaccacctcaacctatCCCACCACCATATGGCTATCTCATGTAGACGAAAATAAAAGtcagtgactaaatgtgtacaaatcaaaaaatacattacccttttaagtcattatcccttttctAAAaatccaaatatcatactagaaGTGTCGCATGTAATTCAGAATTTACCAAATTATCAAAACCCTCAAAATTAAACAAACAATAGAATAATATAAATGATGTCGGTCCATATTCAATAGACATTTCTTTTCGTTACACTGGACAGTCATCAGACCATCTTTTCTAATTAGGCCAGTTTGTTACACCAAACAAGACACAACACAACAGGTTGTACGATATTGTACCAGATAGATTCGATGATGTCAATGGAAAAATAATTATAACTATTTGATCCAATCCAAAAAGACGAGACAAGAACTTGCTCTCGATTTAGGGGGTGTCAAATTGGGACCCACATTATGAGTTTTCTTGATCAAGTTGACCATTTGAGTCTCCAAGATTCGCGTTTGCAGCATAATCCTCAGCTGAATAAACTGAGAAACCCCAAACTGAAGCACAATTCTCGTCATCTACAAACAACCAAACGAGCAATTAACAACATTCTTAATATAATGAAGAGAGGTGGGACCTGATAGGAACCACAaatatagaaagaaaaaaaagtgTTATAAAATAAATACCTCGTAAAGTCAAACTCAACTCTTCATCAGACTCATCAAGGCCTACAAATCTACGGTGCCCTGATGACGTGGCAGCCATTGGCAAAAACGGATGGAAAGAAAAACCACTAACAGTGTCTGCATCAAAAACATATAATTAACTTCTGTCTGTATTAAGTGTTACCCGGataaataatgttttaatttttttttttttttttgagaaaagtAGTACCTGATGCAGCTTGAAAGCTGGATACCCATTGACCCGTTTGAAGATCATACATATGTACCAAACCATCCTAGAattacaatattttttataatataattATATTCTGAAAAGCGttataaaatgaaaatgaaatttaatcataaaaatataaaaattaccTGTCCACCAGTACCAAGATATCGACCGTATGGCTCTGTGTCAAACTGTATCCGTTGATTGGTGGACTCTGATGATCTATATAACCTAAATTaacaacaaaataataataataaataaaaaaataaattattattcaGAAAACACTTTATCCATACAGACAACACTTAAAGAGAATAAAAGACAAGACGCTATTACTTGTATACAATTTCAACTGTATTGCGTATATCCCAACAAAGTATATATGGATCctacaaaaaaaaacaattactTTAATAAAATTACCtgattaaaaaataaatagaaatttAATTGCATTAAAATGGTCAAGAAGGGTATGTTAGATGTAGACAGCATCATATTCATACCTTTCGTCCCCCGGTGTAAAGATAGTTCCCATCTTTGGAGAATTGAACCTGAGGGTAAAACGGTCATTTTTTCAACCATGATTAGATATAAATATGCATATATACAGCTGCCTTACTTACATGTGTAACCCCACCTTCTTGACCATGTAGGACATATAAGAGTTCCATATTATCTTCCCTATGTATTGCTGTAGTTTGACTATAAGACCCTGTAGCAAGCATCCCTGTATGACTTGGAGAAAAGGCAATTGATGATATGATACCTGAATGCAAGGAAGAAAGTTCATATTATTAgtgaaatacccaaaatacccttgtagTTAACCACACCAACCTGCTTGTCCTTCCTTGTTTCCTTGGATGGTTGAATGTTGTTGGAAATCTCTACCAGGGCGATGAATATCAAATATCCTGATGGATTTGTTGTAGCCAGCAAATATCCTGAATCAAATAAGTTAATAtttatatagcaacatactttcattcatttatttttcttattaagaaATTGTACTTTGAAAAGTCTAACCAATTATATGGCATTGTGGATTTTTttaagtacaatgttgtaacagAAAGAAAGGAATGTAGGATTCTATaagaaacaaataaaataaagatgAAAGAAAATGTGTTGTAGTCCTTTAAAATAGTATAAGCTTACTTTGTTCCTGAGGGGTTGAAACCGATTGAGAAGGCAGCAGTTATTTCATCCATGGCATCATATGCTCGATATGTGCAACGTAGCTGTAATTCCATGTTGAATCAATCAAGTGTTAATAAAGTATTACCACAATTATTATCCATGACATGAATAATAATAATGACTAATATAAAGATTCAATGATATAAATCAAGACCAAAGCACATGCTATATTCAATTAGgggaatttaattaaatattaagatTAAAGAATATGATGAAGCACCTGTCCTGTGCTAGTATCCCAAAGATGAATAGGATGATCCCGAGTGGTGGTTGCAAACACACAAGAGACTGGATCTACAATACAATCAGAATAACATAATTCTTGTTAACTGCTGATTTACATGCCAAGTATCTTTGGATAATCTActaataatgaaagaaaaaggaTATCAACAAAAAAGAACCTGAAGCAGACATGTAAGGGTACCAACAGTAATCATATATGGCTTCTCCCTCAGTCAAAGCAAGGCTTGCAGGAAATGAATCTGCAAATCAAAAGTGTGATGAGAAGATAAATTAATAAAGATTTAGTTTTAGGTGTCTGATAAAAAGAAAACTAACCTTCAATAGCAGCTGAAGAACAAGCCTTTTCGTCTATACAGTTGTCATAATCTGGTCTGTAAAAGAAAAAAGAGAATGATTCCAATTGTATACAGATTATTCATCCTTTGGAGAACACTTGCAGCTTCTAATTCAGAAAGCGCAAAAACAGCATAAATGGTAGAATTGATAATAGAAGTTGCTTACAATGTGAATAAACTAAGAGTATTGTCATCAGAACTCGTCAGAAAGCAGGAACCATCCGGCGACCTACAGAGAACCAGCATTAATCACCATAAGCAACGCATAACCACTGGACGGTGATACGATTGAAATGAAAACATCCACTGTATCAACTCTATCTTAGCATTAAACTCCAATTTGGTAACAATAGATGGCAATTTTACCATTTAACGCCCTTGAGGAAGTTATTAGGGTTAGACGAGGCTCTGAAATGTCTGGAAAAATGGTAGGTTTTGTGAGGAGGAATATCAAAACGAATCGCCGGCGGCCAAGAGGAATAGTCAGATTGATCGTCGGTCGTCGGTTGTTCTTCCATGACTTCTACGGCTTCAAGTTCGACGCTTTCTTGTTCCTGCTCCCCCATTTTACTGAATCCGCCGGAGAAGGAAGCGGTAACTACACTAGAGTGAGTTGTTAATTTAAGAGTGCCCGCCAAAACGTACAAAAGAGCTGCTCTAATGCTAATGGTTAGTGGTAGGGTTGTTCAAGTTACGAACCTAAATATAATGTTTACAAATATattcatgaattttttttttccaaaagtcCTACAAATATATCATTATATTTGTTTTCATATCACTTTACTTTTATAATATATCTTCATTACTTTATCAACTACTATCTATGTTATATTAGAATTCAGAAGTAGTAACTTGCAAtggaataaaaaaaaatgatCCATGGGATGTCTTCGTTGATTCGAACATAGGAAAGATACTTGTAGATTGCATGATTATGTGACAATTTTCTGTTTGATTAGATTGTTGGAATTTATTCATTTGAGAGAATCAAAACATAAATTGCATCTTGCATAAAATGTTTTACTATTCTACTTGTTGCATTTTATTCTATTTAATTATTCATAAATTgataaaatatgtaaaaaaagaACATATGGACAGAGAATGAGTAAATATGTAAGTTTATTTATAAAGTCTGATAACAAGTTTCAAGTGGCATGATTAATGAACAGTGAACACCACTAAGTGTATAAATGCCACCACCTCATTGTAAAAGtccaaattacatttatttttcGAAATTGATAATCCAAAATCAGTACATGTTTGTATATTAATATCATGAGTTTATGCTCAACCAATTTTCAAAACACCATAAAAATAGAGGTCacaaatgactattttgcccatGTGCAATGCTTTTGAAATACATTTCATCTTTGTACTTGGCATATAAAGGAAGTTCAAGCGCATTCTCGGCTCTTTTACCATCTTCATGTATCTTTGCAATTAAGCTTTCAAGCGATGGGAAGTTTGCCTGCCATCATTCCATCAGTATCAGTATCAGTGTATCAGTATCAGTGTATTGGTAACAGAGTAACAAGATGAATTTAGGAGAGTACCTCGGGCCGGATATAGCCAACAACAAGAAGATGTAATTCTTCACCATAGAAATCTTTATCAAACTTATGAAGCAACCATGGCTCCTAAATTTACAAATAAAAGGGTTAGAAACCGATTGTTTCAAGATTTAACTAGGTTTTTATAAAGTTCCCAAATTGCCCTTACAATTGTCTTCTCGGTGTTATTAAAATACGGGTTCCAACCAATGCTCATAACCATCTTGTAAAAACCATGGTTTGATAATTTGGCCCAACCAAAATATACACCCGCAGGATTTTCAGAAAGGACAGTTGCATACCCTTCTACTGATAAATTAGCTGAAAAACAATAATCATAATCGATTAACCCTACAAAACTGACCAGGGGTAAGCATGGAAATACATGAAAATTCCAAGGGTAAAATTGGAAACCTGTTGGTATTCCAAGCACCTTCGAGCCACGGCCATACCCCTTGATGACAGGACCACCAATATACCAAGGTTCTAAGGGTAAAGTACCATCTATCcctgaaattttgaaaaaaaaaaattaaattattaaaaaatgtGTGAAATATAAGTGAAGTTTAATGGAATATGGATTAAATTAGTGAGAGAAATTTACAATCTTCAAATGGGGGTAGGCCCCACTTTTCAGGATGTAGGTCAAGAAGTGAAGTGATCACCTCGTCAGCATCAGTGTAAAGATGTGACTGCTTTGGAAGTGATGGTACAGCCACCACCTCCATATTAGCAGCTTTAGCAGCTGCAACACCTGGTCTGACATGACATGacataacaaaacaaaaacagaTTAGAACAAATTGTACTGTGTTTGACATATATTGGGACAGGGACTTTGCTCTCGGTCTCTTGTCTGTGTAAAAGACAAAAATGCCCTTGTCGTCTTCATCATCGAAAATAGCCGCTAGTCAAGTTATTTAAAGAAGAGCAAACTCACAGTGAATCTTCAATGACAAGACATTTAGAAGGATCAACGTTTAGCCTTTTGCTTGCTTCCAAGAATCTGAAAATGAAAATCATGTAAAAAGTCATCTCATTTAAAAATTTAAAccgaaaaaaaaaaagtcaacatTTTTATCTCACATTTCAGGAGATGGCTTTCCTGCTTTCACTTCATCACCAGCAACAATTGCTGCAAAGGATTCTTTCCAAGCTGCATAGATAAAGATTTAAACTAGTAAGAGAAcagtttaaaatgaataaacAGGAGATTAACAATATATAAAAATTCCAACTTACTATCATGATAGCTTATCTTTGTTTCAATGCTAGCTCGTGGAGAGTTAGAAGCCAATGCCATTTTCACTCCATGTCCTCTTAAATGTTTAACCAAACGATATGCACCTGGTAGTGCTTTAAGTTTGCACCATCTAAtaattagaataattaaaaaaactaGATTAGTATTTAGTCTAAATAAGTCAAACTTAAAAGGAAAGAGTGAGGCTATTAGTTATTACTGATCAGAGAACATTGGAGAAATTTCTGATAGCAAGTCTTCTTTGGATAAAGGAAGCTCATAATCCTCCACAATAGCAGCTGCAGCTTCTATAGGTGTTTTCCCTATAATCTTATGAGCCTCTCTTCCATCCCATTTCTTCTCATACTTAACCagataaactttcaaaacttcacTCACAATGCCATCTGTCAATATAGAGCTTTTTAACTTCCATCAACATATATGCATCAGAAAGCAAACAAGGTAATAAATCACCTACTTTCATAGAAGCTTACCTGTATTTACAAGAGTTCCATCCAGGTCAAGGATCACACATGAAACCAGTTTCCTTAGGGAATTCATCATCCAGTTTGTTGTTAAAATCAGAACTCTTCCAGCAGATTTTAGACTTGCATTTACAAACTTCTGCAATACCAATAGAGCTTAGTTTAGATGTGTGTGAAACTTTAAGCAAGTTACAAGGAAAAAGaaagcataaaagggaatagATCAATTGTGATTTAAAAAGTTTATGAAAAATTGTACAGTATCATCATATTGAAACTGGTTCTAAAGAATCATATATTTGAGTCCATTTATAATGCAAACATAATCAATCTAAGAAGTAAAAAGAGGTACTTCGAGTTCATGCCTGCACAATTTGCATtcaggcatttcatcaaacatctgTTTCTCATGATATCAGGTATGAAGATTACCAAAAAAAAGGAACAAACTGAAATCGATCAATTATTTGCAagataatcaaaatttaaatgttCAATCTAGATATGAAGTAATACGTACCTTCAAATTGAAACTAGTTTGCAAATTGACAACAAAGAACTACGACCGACACAATTTCTGCTGCATAAAGTTTCAGATACAACGATTATAGCAAATTGATGACAAAGGGCGGCGGAAACATCAGTCGCCGGACTAGACGACGGTCACGACGGCGAATTGTTTGTGGTTTTGTTCGACTGATAAATCAAAGCGCTATCAGAGAGAACATCCGCGGCTAGTTTTGTAGCACTAAATAACCAAAGAGTTTTCTatgttttcatttttagccctttaagttttatttttcaactttttcattttttatcTTAGAAATATTTTTATATCAAAAAATGTATAAACAACAATAAAATAATAAACATGAAAATAACTAAAGAAACATTATAAATTATAAGATTaagaaattaaataataaattaccaTGAAATTACAAGATAGATTAAAGATAAAATTAATAAAGTATTTAACAAGATGTAAAATTGACATGGCATGAATCTTGATAATTTGACTATATACATATTTTTATTATGTATCGAATATTATATATTTGATATGGCATGAAT is part of the Lactuca sativa cultivar Salinas chromosome 7, Lsat_Salinas_v11, whole genome shotgun sequence genome and harbors:
- the LOC111906778 gene encoding uncharacterized protein LOC111906778, with protein sequence MGEQEQESVELEAVEVMEEQPTTDDQSDYSSWPPAIRFDIPPHKTYHFSRHFRASSNPNNFLKGVKWSPDGSCFLTSSDDNTLSLFTLPDYDNCIDEKACSSAAIEDSFPASLALTEGEAIYDYCWYPYMSASDPVSCVFATTTRDHPIHLWDTSTGQLRCTYRAYDAMDEITAAFSIGFNPSGTKIFAGYNKSIRIFDIHRPGRDFQQHSTIQGNKEGQAGIISSIAFSPSHTGMLATGSYSQTTAIHREDNMELLYVLHGQEGGVTHVQFSKDGNYLYTGGRKDPYILCWDIRNTVEIVYKLYRSSESTNQRIQFDTEPYGRYLGTGGQDGLVHMYDLQTGQWVSSFQAASDTVSGFSFHPFLPMAATSSGHRRFVGLDESDEELSLTLRDDENCASVWGFSVYSAEDYAANANLGDSNGQLDQENS
- the LOC111906765 gene encoding bifunctional riboflavin kinase/FMN phosphatase isoform X2 gives rise to the protein MMNSLRKLVSCVILDLDGTLVNTDGIVSEVLKVYLVKYEKKWDGREAHKIIGKTPIEAAAAIVEDYELPLSKEDLLSEISPMFSDQWCKLKALPGAYRLVKHLRGHGVKMALASNSPRASIETKISYHDTWKESFAAIVAGDEVKAGKPSPEIFLEASKRLNVDPSKCLVIEDSLPGVAAAKAANMEVVAVPSLPKQSHLYTDADEVITSLLDLHPEKWGLPPFEDWIDGTLPLEPWYIGGPVIKGYGRGSKVLGIPTANLSVEGYATVLSENPAGVYFGWAKLSNHGFYKMVMSIGWNPYFNNTEKTIEPWLLHKFDKDFYGEELHLLVVGYIRPEANFPSLESLIAKIHEDGKRAENALELPLYAKYKDEMYFKSIAHGQNSHL
- the LOC111906765 gene encoding bifunctional riboflavin kinase/FMN phosphatase isoform X1 is translated as MQIVQKFVNASLKSAGRVLILTTNWMMNSLRKLVSCVILDLDGTLVNTDGIVSEVLKVYLVKYEKKWDGREAHKIIGKTPIEAAAAIVEDYELPLSKEDLLSEISPMFSDQWCKLKALPGAYRLVKHLRGHGVKMALASNSPRASIETKISYHDTWKESFAAIVAGDEVKAGKPSPEIFLEASKRLNVDPSKCLVIEDSLPGVAAAKAANMEVVAVPSLPKQSHLYTDADEVITSLLDLHPEKWGLPPFEDWIDGTLPLEPWYIGGPVIKGYGRGSKVLGIPTANLSVEGYATVLSENPAGVYFGWAKLSNHGFYKMVMSIGWNPYFNNTEKTIEPWLLHKFDKDFYGEELHLLVVGYIRPEANFPSLESLIAKIHEDGKRAENALELPLYAKYKDEMYFKSIAHGQNSHL